A section of the Methanoregula formicica SMSP genome encodes:
- a CDS encoding response regulator: MDKPTILVVEDEAIISRDIVMTLEAMHYHPVCAVMTADDAITKAREHTPDVILMDINIHGTMDGIDAARIIRDELHIPVVFVTSCGDEATIARAQESTPYGFVLKPFSDRDLKVAVDCALSKKATETPVIQHGDWYRFTAKES; the protein is encoded by the coding sequence GAGGATGAGGCGATCATCAGCAGGGATATCGTAATGACCCTTGAGGCTATGCATTATCATCCCGTCTGCGCCGTCATGACCGCGGATGACGCCATCACCAAAGCTCGCGAACATACACCGGATGTCATTTTGATGGACATCAATATCCACGGGACCATGGACGGGATTGATGCTGCAAGGATTATCCGGGATGAGTTGCATATTCCGGTCGTTTTTGTTACATCCTGTGGTGATGAGGCAACGATTGCCCGGGCTCAGGAGAGCACCCCGTATGGGTTTGTCCTCAAACCCTTTTCTGACCGTGATCTGAAGGTTGCCGTTGATTGCGCCCTTTCCAAAAAGGCTACCGAAACTCCGGTGATCCAGCACGGTGACTGGTACCGGTTCACGGCGAAAGAATCCTGA